TACATTTATACGGTTTCTTTTTGGTGCGGATCCTTAATAGCTGGTGTGTTACTTGATGCCGGGTCATGTCACATTTCCTTTTAAAGCTCTTGTTGCACATTTGACATATAAACACCCTCTCATGTGTATGGGTATATTTATGTCTTTTAAGGCTACTACTCTGATTTTCATTGCATATTAGACATCTGTAAGGCTTCTCCAATGTGTGAGTCCTCATATGTAAATTCAAATGACGGTTAAGTTTGAAGCCTCCACCACAGAAGTGGCATATGAAAGGTCTGTCTTCACTGTGAACTACCTCATGAATTTTCAAATTACGTGCAGTGCTACTGCATTGATGTGGCATAGGTGTTTGGTTTAGCTTGTGTGTTTTCATGCTATCTGAATCAGCACAGATTTTATTGCAACTACACACATGTTCTTTGAGGGTACTATTCTTTTTAAAGCTTTTATTACAAACTTGACATCTGTATCGCTTCTCCAACGTGTGAATCTTCAAATGTTCTTTCAAGTGACTGTTACatttgaagcctttattacagaatTGACATAGGAAAGGCCTCTTTTCTCGGTGAACTTTTTGATGtctattaaaatcataaatagttTGCAAGTCTTTCTTGCATATATTGCAGTGGTATGGCAAATATTCTTGACAAACGTAAGGCTTCTCCAATTTGTAAGGTTTCTCTAATTTCTGATTTGTTGCCTTGTGCACTGGGTTCTCCTGTGTTTGCAGTTGCAATGACTGTGTTACATCACTTGTACTGATTGATTCCTTATGTTCATgtgtttttttattctttttcatataatttttttgTTTACAGCTCTTGTTGCATATTTGACATTTAAACAGCTTCTCATGTGTGTGGGTGTATCCATGACTTTTAAGATGACTATTCCTCATGAAGCTTTTATTGCAAATTTGACATCTGTAAGGCTTCTCCAATGTGTGAGTCCTCAAATGTACTTTCAAGGTACTGTTATgtttgaagcctttattacagaatTGGCATACGTAAGGCCTCTTTTCACTGTGAACTTTTTGATGCCTATTCAATTCAGAAATGGTTTTAAAGTCTTTTTTGCATATACTGCAATGATATGGTGAACATTCTCGGCTAagtttgtgtgttttcatactctCTAACTCTGTAAAATGTTGATTGCATACTTCACatttgtaaggtttctctttgctgTGGATCCTAATTAAATGTCTGTTCAAATTAAATGCccgtgtgaagcctttattacaatgCTGACACATGTAACGCTTCTCTGTGGTCCTGGTGCTTTCAACATCATGTAGGTGTTCTTTCAAAGTGGCCTTGCATGTGTAGCCTTTACCACTGGTTTGATAACAGTGAGACTTTTCCTGAATCTCCTCCTCAATATCGCTCCATTGATGCAAGTTCTTGTAAAGCTTCTCTTCAGAAGTAGAGTTCCATTGGTGTGATTTCTTGCCATACCAATATGGTATAATCCTCATCTGGTGGCATTTAAGATGAATCATGTATCTCAGAGTATCATAGAATTGGCTTATGCAATATTTACAGATGTGTGGCTTCAGGTAGTAGTGCAAGTTTTGTGGCATTCTGCAAGTCATGTTCTGAAAAATGGGAAAATTTGATATTCAAAGTGGTAACTTTTGCTAGTGTAATTTTTAGTGTTGTTCTGATTTTTTGAACTACTTCACATGCATGCtttaaaattcacaatatttgagttttttacatatagactaatacataagaaatcatttgtgtGTTTTTCTTTTGTAGCTGTGTTGATAatgtatggatgtacacattgCCTACGTAATAAGGAACACACTGAAGGCTGGACA
Above is a genomic segment from Amphiura filiformis chromosome 17, Afil_fr2py, whole genome shotgun sequence containing:
- the LOC140137612 gene encoding uncharacterized protein, which translates into the protein MTCRMPQNLHYYLKPHICKYCISQFYDTLRYMIHLKCHQMRIIPYWYGKKSHQWNSTSEEKLYKNLHQWSDIEEEIQEKSHCYQTSGKGYTCKATLKEHLHDVESTRTTEKRYMCQHCNKGFTRAFNLNRHLIRIHSKEKPYKCEVCNQHFTELESMKTHKLSRECSPYHCSICKKDFKTISELNRHQKVHSEKRPYVCQFCNKGFKHNSTLKVHLRTHTLEKPYRCQICNKSFMRNSHLKSHGYTHTHEKLFKCQICNKSCKQKNYMKKNKKTHEHKESISTSDVTQSLQLQTQENPVHKATNQKLEKPYKLEKPYVCQEYLPYHCNICKKDLQTIYDFNRHQKVHREKRPFLCQFCNKGFKCNSHLKEHLKIHTLEKRYRCQVCNKSFKKNSTLKEHVCSCNKICADSDSMKTHKLNQTPMPHQCSSTARNLKIHEVVHSEDRPFICHFCGGGFKLNRHLNLHMRTHTLEKPYRCLICNENQSSSLKRHKYTHTHERVFICQMCNKSFKRKCDMTRHQVTHQLLRIRTKKKPYKCKLCNQVFTELESMKKHEHSRACMPFQCSICKKGFKTISDLNRHQLGIKFTVKRGLSCVNSE